From the genome of Hypanus sabinus isolate sHypSab1 chromosome 29, sHypSab1.hap1, whole genome shotgun sequence:
TATTCCCAAAAACTTCAACCATCTCTGCTCTGCGTCATTCccaccagtatccccctccaatccacctgggcaagctcctctctcatgcctctgtaattccctttattccattgcaatactgatgcatgcaagttatgcttctccctctcaaaatgcagatcatattatgatcactgcctcctaagggttcctttacattaagctccctaatcagatctggattattacacaacactcaatctaagatAGGACTTCCCCAAGTAGGTTCaagcacgagctgctctaaaaagccatctcctaggcattcaacaaattccctctcatgCAATCTGACATCAACCTGATtgtcccaatccccttgcatactgaagtcccccattatAATTGTGTCATTATCCTTgccacatgccttttccagctctctttgcaatctcaaccccaaatCTTAGCTTCTCCTTGgtggcctatatatgattcccattatgcttttttttaaacccttGCAATTTTTTAACTTcactcacaaagattcaacattctctgaccttatttcacctctttctaaagatgtaattccatctcttaccaccaGAGCCACACcattgcctatgccttcctgcctgtccattCAATACAAagactcccaactatggccttctttcagccacgactcagtgatgccctcaacgtcatactgaccaatTTCTAATCGTgccacgagttcatccaccttattctgaatgctaaacacatttaaatacagcatcttctgtcttgcattcttcgcccttttgaattttgcctctgtggtacaatttaactctttgctctgtctgcacttGTACCCAAACATTGGCTTCTCCTTCATGTATTACTTGTACAGGTCTACTTGTCAacttgctggctcatcctcagctctatcatcctggttcccaccaccccaccatattagtttaaactgcCCCCAACAGTTCTAATAAATCTGCCCACAGGAATATTGGTCCCCTATCGGATTCAAGTGCAGCCCGTGGGAGAGCCTCCGAGTGTTGGCTAGATTGCGTGTTCTCTGGGCATTGACTGTCTAGGGTGATATTGGGTCACTGAAGTGTCTCTGGATTAGTGGGGTGTCTCTGGGTGTTTACTATCTGGGATGTCGAGTCTCCGAGCATTCATTTTCCATGGGTATTAGTTGTCAGGGGTATCTCAGGACCGCTGGCGGGGGTGCGCGGCACTGACCTGCGGACGGGGGTCCGATCAGCACACCGATGGCCTCGATCAGCAGCAGCAGGCCGATGGCACTGGGGAAGTTGTGGGAGCCCACGATTGCCATGAGCACCTCGAACTGCAGGGCGCCCACCATGCCATAGGAGACGCCGAAAAAGATACAGAAGGCGATGAGGCCGGGGTAGGTGGCCACTCTGGCACTCAGCACGTCTGTCAGCCCATTGCAGAGCATGGAGAAGCCGAAGAAATAGGCGATGCGTGGCCGGAGCAGGGGCAGGCCGGCCAGCAGCCCGCTCAGCGGCCGGGCGAAGATGTCGATGAAGCCGATGATGGAGAGCAGGAAGGCGGCGTCCCTGTCTGCCACCCCCATGTCTTTGGCGTAGTTGACGATCATGATGGGCGGCACGAAGAGGCCCAGCACCATGATGAACTTGGCCACGGTGTAGATGACAAAACCGCGGTCCCGGAACACACTGAAGTCCAGCAGCTTGCGGCCCTGCTTGCCCTCTCCCTGCTGGGCACCCGCCTGCTCAGCCTTCCCCTTGCCCTTCTCTGGCGGCAGCATCTCCTTGGCCTCGGGCCGACCGTCACGCCGCGCCGTCAGGCTCTCTAGTGGCCGCATGACGGCTCCGCACATGCAGCAGTTGAGCAGCAGGCCGCCCATGATGAGGAAGGCGCCCCTCCAGCCGTAGGTGTCCTGCAGCAGCTGGCCGACCGGGGACAGGGCGCTCAGGAAGACTGGGCTGCCCGCCGCCGCCAGCCCGTTGGCCAGCGGCCTCCGCTTGTTGAAGTACCTGCCCAACATGATGAGGGAGGGCTGGAAGTTCAGGGCCAGGCCCAGACCTGGAGGGGCAAAGGAAAGGTCACCGCCATAAACCAACACCACTTCACAGGCATCCCCACACATACACATGGGCTACAGGTGCCCTTCAAAGCTTTGCAGACGGCTGCAGTCTCCACAAACCCCGACACATTAATGCAGTCGCAAACGACTCACCACATCAGCTCTACTTGTCAGAAGTCTGAGGAGGTTTGGTACGTCACCACAGCCTTGCAACTTTCTGCCAGCATCCTGTGGAGAGCATACTGCCTGCTGTGGGGTCGCTAGAGACAGTAGAAGGCAGCAGAGCCAGCTCCACTGCAGACAAGATGCTCCCCACCCTCGAGGACATCCTTAAGAAGGCgacaaagtccatctcccaaccccccccatcctcatcacattctacaggggttgtattgagagtgtcctgagcagctgcatcactgactggttcggaaattgcaccgtctcggattgcaagaccctgcagcggatagtgaggtcagctgagaagatcatcggggtctctcttcccaccgttACAGACaattacaccacatgctgcatccacaaagcaaacagcattatgaaggatcccacacacccctcatacaaactctcctccctcctgccatctggcgaaaggcaccgaagcattcgggctctcacaaccagactatgtaacagtttcttcccccaagctatcagactcctcaatacccagagcctggactgacaccttacc
Proteins encoded in this window:
- the slc16a8 gene encoding monocarboxylate transporter 3, whose amino-acid sequence is MGNPGRRLAQTGDPPDGGWGWMVLAGCFVVTGFSYAFPKAVSVYFKELMHDFHIGYSDTAWISSIILAMLYGTGPLCSITVNRFGCRPVMLVGGLLASSGMIIASFSINITQLYLSAGVLTGLGLALNFQPSLIMLGRYFNKRRPLANGLAAAGSPVFLSALSPVGQLLQDTYGWRGAFLIMGGLLLNCCMCGAVMRPLESLTARRDGRPEAKEMLPPEKGKGKAEQAGAQQGEGKQGRKLLDFSVFRDRGFVIYTVAKFIMVLGLFVPPIMIVNYAKDMGVADRDAAFLLSIIGFIDIFARPLSGLLAGLPLLRPRIAYFFGFSMLCNGLTDVLSARVATYPGLIAFCIFFGVSYGMVGALQFEVLMAIVGSHNFPSAIGLLLLIEAIGVLIGPPSAGRLVDTFKSYELVFYMAGAELILSAFILVGAFRFCLKQEPPREQEGMTEEEGVVLGEVSVGAGGAGREEGSPPSGGSRDQRSNAVRESEREGHNEVMVEDRAEAGPIEGQEEQKYEQLHRDEQPENNEPQLN